The DNA window GTGCCTATTCCAGATTCATTGACGCCGGGAAAGTACCGGCGGCTCAAGCGATTGAGCGACTCGAACGACCGGTTTTCTATGCTCGCCATTGACCAGCGAGGGTCGTTGCGGCGCATGTTTGCTCGGAAGGATGGCACCGATCCGTCCGAGGTCGCGCCGGAGCAGCTGCGGCAGGTCAAGCGCGTGGTGACGCGGGCCGTTGCGCCCATGGCCAGCGGATTGTTGACCGACCCGCTGTACGGCTACCCCGCATCGATGGACCTGCTTCCGGCCTCCAACGGCGTGCTTTTGTCTGGCGAAGAAACCGGATACGTGGGGACGAGCGAAGGAGAGCGACGGTCGCGTCTGCTTGAGGAGTGGTCCCCGGCTCGGATGGTACGGGAAGGAGCCGATGCGCTCAAGCTCTTGATCTATCACCATCCGGACGCATCGGAGGAGACCTGCCGGCATGAGCAAAACATTGTAGCGTCGGTCGGAGAGGCCTGTGAGGAGGCGGGACTTCCCCTCATCCTGGAGGTGGTCACGTATCCGCTGGGCGAGGCGGCGGACGATGCGGCCCTGCAGGCACGGAAAAAGCCGGATCTGGTGATTGATGCGGCCGAAACGTTTTCCGATCCCCGGTACCAGGTGGACGTGCTCAAGCTGGAGTTTCCCGCCAATTTGAAGTATGTCGAGGAATACCAGGACGCCGCGTTTGCAAAAGGAACGGCGGTCTACGACCGAGCCGCCGTCGAGCAGGCCTGTGCTCGTCTCGATCAGGCGGCAGGGGTGCCCTGGGTCATTTTGAGTTCGGGGGTTGGAATGGACGAGTTCGTCGAGACCTTGAAATTTGCGAACGGGGCTGGCGCTAGCGGTTTTCTCTGCGGACGTGCCGTCTGGAAGGACGTAGTCGACTATGCCCCGGACGAGGACGCTATGACACGCTTTATGGAGGAGGTTGGGAAGCCTCGCGTTGAGCGACTTTTAGAAGCCAATACAACGGCACGGGCCTGGACTGAACATCCCGCCTACCAGGATGTCGGCGAACGCGTATTCGCACGCGAATGAGCCCGCCCGGGGAAACGGTACGGCGGGATTTCCCTGCACGGTTCTTTTCTGTTAGCCTAACGTAGTCTACGTGGACGATACACGCTCTCCGGCCACTTCACGGCCACGACAAAATGATTCGAACGGTCACGTCCTGCAGTACATGCTGGACCATCCGAATCCCGATCGCGGGACGGTGCATACCCCTGGGGAAATTGCACAGCAGCCCGACCTGTGGCGACGCACGGCCCGCCTGGTGCGCGAGCATGCGGCGCCGCTCACGGACTTTCTTTCGGCAGCGGGCCTGTACGATGAGAACAGTCCCCGAATGTTGCTCACTGGGGCCGGAACGTCGCACTACGTCGGCCTCTCCGTGGTGGATTTGCTCCGGAAGCATTTTTCTACGCCGTGCGAAAGCCGGTCGACTACGCGCATTACGCCCAACCCGGACCTGTTCTTTCAGGAGGGGAAACCGACGCTGATGCTGCACTTTGCCCGTTCGGGCAACAGTCCGGAAAGCGAGGCGGTGCTCAAAGGGGGATTGGAGTGTATGGGGGAAGCCGGGCGCCATCTGGTGATTACCTGCAACAGGGACGGGACGCTCGCGGAGATTGCTCGCGCACACCCCGACCGTGTGTATCTGCTTGTGCTACCGGAGGCGGCCAACGATCAGGGATTGGCCATGACCAGCTCCTATACCAGCATGGTGGTGGCCAGTCAAGCTCTGGCGCACCTGGAGGAGATGGATGCCTTCGTCGAACAGATCGACCACACGGCGCAGGTAGGAGAAGAGGTGCTGGACACGTATCCCGACCGGATTGACGAGTTGGTGGCGGAGGACGTACGGCGGGCTTTCTTCCTGGGCAACAATGATCTGTACGGGGCCGCCACTGAATCGGCCCTCAAGGTGCAAGAGTTGACGGCTGGGCGCATTCTGGCCGGAGCAGAAGATACGCTCGCCTTTCGCCACGGACCCATCTCGGCCGTCGATTCACATTCGGCGGTGATTTTCTACCTGTCCGAGCGCAACTACACCCGGCGGTACGAACTCGACGTCGTTCGGCAGTATCAGCATGCCTTTGAAGAGATTGGGGCCGAGATGATTGTCGTCGCTCCGCAGCAGCCGGACCTCGAAGCGGCGGACAACCTGTCCATTTTCTCCTACGACGTCAACGGAGAGCAACACGTGCCTCCCCTTCAACAGACCAACATCGCGGTGCTGATTGGTCAGATGGCCGGGTTGTTTGCCGCCTATCGCCGCGGGGTGAACGTCGACGAGCCGTCCGTCGAGAAGGCGTTGTATAACCGGACAGTGCAAGGGGTGCAGTTGTACGATCCGGCAGATGCGTTTGAGGGAGGAGGAAATGAGCCGTGAGGGGGAGGGCATGGTGCATTGGGGCAGAAGAACGTACGCAGTTCGCTTTTGCGTGAGGGACTCCCGACCCCGAGGAAGGCTCGTCGTGCCTTTGCGGAGGGGGGATTTAATCAAATACGCGTTCATCAAGTCTCTGGATCAATGGCTGCCGATACAGGCATTTCGAGGTTTGAGCACCAGCATCCTCTCGTTCAGACGATGAAGGAGGAAGATACCCCAGTGGTGCGGGCACTCGTTCAGACGCTCATGGACCACTTTGAGCGTCAAACCTGCCTTCTTGCCATCTGCCCCAATTCGCGCGCCGTCACGCAGGCGGCGCTACGAGCAGCGCAGGAGGCCAACGCCCCGCTTCTTTTGACTTCCACTCTGAATCAGGTGGACCGGGACGGGGGGTACACAGGATGGACCCACGACGAGCTCATTGACTTTCTCGACCAGGAGGCCGAGCGGCTCGGGGTGGACGTGCCGGTTCTCCCGTGTCTCGATCACGGCGGTCCGTGGCTGAAGGATCGGCATGTGAGGGAAGGCTATTCGTTCGAGGAGACGATGGCCGCCGTAAAGCGCTCCCTCGAATCGTGCATCGACGCCGGCTACGAGCTTCTGCACATCGATCCGACCGTCGATCGGCGGACGCCGACCGGGGAGCCGTCCTCGATCGACTGGGTGGTGGAGCGCACGCTCGAACTCATTGCGCACGCAGAGCAGTACCGACGCGAGCAGGGGCGTCCCCCGATCAGTTACGAGGTGGGGACCGAGGAAGTGCATGGCGGATTGGCAGATCTCGAGAAGTTCGATCGGTTCCTCGACGGCCTGGATGCTGGGCTTCAGGACCGAGGGCTTGACGCCGCGCGGCCCTGCTTTGTGGTCGGGAAAGTGGGGACCGATCTCGACACCTCGTACTTCGAACCCGACACGGCGCGGGACCTGACCCGTCGCACGGAGCCGTTCGGCGCTCTCGTAAAGGGGCATTATACCGACTACGTGGACAACCCGGAGGACTACCCTCTCGCTGGAATGGGGGGCGCCAACGTGGGGCCGGAATACACGGAGGAAGAGTACGAGGCCCTGATGGATCTGGTCGCTCTGGAACGCAAGATTGGGAAAGATTCAGGGCTTCGGGAGGCGCTCCGGGACGCCGTCGTGGAGAGTGGACGATGGAAAAAGTGGCTGCACGACGACGAAGAGGGGCGCTCGTTTGACGAGTTGGAGGAGGAGCGTCGCGCGTGGCTGGTCCGCACGGGAAGTCGGTACGTATGGACCCATCCCGACGTGCAGGCCGCACGGCAGCGCCTCTATGAACATCTGGAGGCCCACCGCGATGCGGAGAACTTCGTGCTTTGGCGGATAAAGCAGGCAATGATGAAATACTATCACGCGTTCAACTTGATTGACTTCAACGCACGACTTGAGCGCGTCCTAGATTCGTAGGACTAATCTCAAACAATCGGATGATACTGAGCGTCGACCCGGGACCGCTCTAAAACAGCGATACCAGCACGTGGACGCTCTCAGTGCCCGTCTGAAGTCAGACGTTCCCGCCTTTGGAGATAATACCTTAATGCGGGGAAGGGGACACCAAGGGCGCTCCACAATTCGTCGCTGGCGAGAAAGGACGTGCCCACGTTCAGCGGCGACAAACGTTAGGGAAAGCGTCTGTTCGGGGGGAGGGAAGGAGATCCTGTAAACGAATTTAAAGGCGGACCGTCCGGTGACCTCTGTCACCATCGGTTGAAGCCCACACAGCCGCACACAACCAAGCCGTGTAAGTTATGGAGCTCGCGTTCGTGGACTGGGCCATTATGGTTGCGTACTTTGTCGTCTCGTTGGCGATTGGCGTGGCGGTGTACCGGCGGGCCAGTGAGGGATTCAGCAGCTTCTTCTTGGGGAAACAGCAGATGCCATGGTGGCTGCTGGGCATTTCGATGGTTGCCACGACATTCTCGACGGACACCCCGAACCTGGTTGCCGACATCGTTCGCTCGACGGGGGCCGCGGGCAACTGGACCTGGTGGGCATTTCTCTTGACTGGGATGCTCACGGTCTTCCTTTACGCGAAGCTGTGGCGCCGCTCCGGGGTCTTCACGGACGTCGAATTTTACGAGTTGCGCTACTCCGGTCGTTTGGCGGCTGTACTTCGGGGCTTCCGGGCTGCCTACCTCGGCGTCGTCTTCAACGTGATCATCATGGCAACCGTCACACTGGCGGCCATTAAGATCGGCGGTGTGATGCTCGGGCTGTCGCCGGTCGAGGTGGTGGTCATCGCTGCGTCGGTGACGATGGCCTACAGTGCCCTCGGCGGTCTCACGGGCGTGCTCCTGACCGACCTGATTCAGTTTACGATGGCGATGGTGGGATCGGTGGGGGCGGCCTGGTACGTGCTCACGCTCCCGGAAGTGGGCGGGCTCGACGGGCTCATGGCGCACGCGTCGGTGCAGGAGGCGATGGTCTTCTGGCCCTCATTCGAGACCATGACCTGGGAGCAGATGCTTCCGGCCTTTATCATTCCCATTGCCGTGCAGTGGTGGGCCTCGTACTATCCGGGGGCGGAGCCGGGGGGCGGCGGGTACATCGTGCAGCGCATGCTCTCGGCAAAGGATGAGGAGAACGCCGTCAGCGCCACGCTGCTCTTTACGGCAACCCATTACGCCCTGCGCCCCTGGCCGTGGGTGCTGGTGGCCCTGGCATCGCTGGTCGTCTTTCCGGACTTGGAGTCGTTGCGCGCGCAGTTTTCCCACATGCCCGATCGGGTGGTGCAGAACGACATGGCCTACCCGGCCATGCTGACGCTGTTGCCGCCGGGGCTGCTGGGGCTGGTGGTCACGTCTCTCGCGGCGGCCTATATGTCCACGATGTCGTCGCAGGTCAATTGGGGCTCCTCCATCGTCGTGAACGACCTCTACAATCGGTTCATTGAGCCGGACGCGACGGATGAGCAGCAGGTATGGGTGGGTCGCATTGCGACTGTCGTTTTGATGACGACCGCCTGCCTCCTCGCCCTCCTCCTCGAAAATGCCCTGCAGGCCTTCAACATTATTCTGCAGATCGGGGCAGGGACCGGACTGCTGTTTCTACTGCGGTGGTTCTGGTGGCGCATCAATGCCGCGACGGAGCTGACGGCCATGGTCGTCTCCTTTGGGCTCGCGATCTATTTTCAGGCGGCGGGCACCTTTGGCTGGATTGGGGGCAGCCTGGTCGACTGGGAGCGACTCGTGGCCATTGTGGCGGTCACGACGGTGGCCTGGCTCGCTGTGACGTTCCTCACCCGCCCCACCGATGAGAAGACCCTGATTGACTTCTACACGACCGTTCGTCCCGGCGGGCCGGGCTGGGCGCCGGTCGTCGATGTGTTGCGGGAACGGGAGACGGACATCGACCCGGATGCGCCGTCGGACCTGCCCTATGCGCTCAGCTGTGCGCTCCTAGGATCGATCGGAATCTACGGGGTGCTCTTCGCCACGGGCTTCTTCCTCTACGGGCGCTTTTCGCTCGGGGTCGTCTGTGCCGTCATCGCCACGGGGGCCCTCGGGGGAATTGTGGCGCTCTGGCCCTACCTCTCGTTCTCTGACGATGAGCCGGTGGCCGCAGAGGGGTCGTCGGATGACCGCAGCGCCGCCTAACGGGCGTCCGGCCGATGCCCCTTCACGATCTTCTTCCCCTCACTTTGACGACGGATTTTCAGGCTTCATGATTTACGATCAGTCGATACCGCGGCTCGACGCCCATACCCATCTGTTTCACGATCGGGACTATCTCGAGGACCTGCTGGACGAATGGCGACTAAAGGTGCTCGTCATCAACATCACCGGGGACGATCTCTTCGACCGGCCGATGGACGAACGCTGGGAGGCGATGGTGGCCATGAAGGAGCGCTATCCGGACCGGGTCGGCCTCTGCACCAGCTTCGATCCCGCCGGGGTGACCGAGGAGGGGGTTGCCGACCGGGTGGTCGAGCAGTTGGACCGTCACCTGGAGGCCGGCGCCACGGCAGTCAAGGTCTGGAAGGACATCGGGCTGGATGTGCGTGACGAGGACGGCAGCTACGTCCAGATCGACGATCCCCGCTTTCAGCCGATCTGGGCGTTCCTTGCGGAGCGCGATGTGCCCGTCATTGCCCACACCGGCGAGCCGCGGGCCGCCTGGCAGCCCCTCGACGAGGACAGCCCGCATTACCGGTTCTACAGCGAGAATCCGAAGTACCACATGTACCGGTGCGACGACGTGCCGGACTGGACGGAGGTCATGGCGGCGCGGGACCGGTGGCTGGAGGACAATCCGGCACTCACTGTCGTCGGGGCGCACCTGGGCAGCATGGCCCACGACGTCGAGATGGTGGCCGACCGACTGGAGCGCTACGACAACTTCTACGTCGACACGGCCGAGCGCTTCGGCGACCTCGTCACGCAGCCGACCCCGAAGGTCCGAGACTTTTTCAAGCAATATGCCGATCGCATTCTGTACGGCACGGACGTGATTGTGGAGCATCCCCCCGATCAGGTGCCGAAGGAGAAGCAGATTGAGGAAAAGGAGGAGTACGAATCGGTGCTCTCCGATCACTGGGAATATCTGACGAGCGGCCACCCCATCGTCATGCAGGACAAATTGGTGGAGCCCATTCGCGTCACCGGGCTGGACCTGCCGCCGGACGTGCTGCAGGCGGTGTACCACGACAATGCCGCCGCCCTGTACGGGTTTCCGGACTGACCGGTAAAGCAAAAGGCGCACTCGGGAGACCGGGCCGGTTGTGCGACCGATTGTGTTCACCATCACTTGCCACGAATACTCTTCATCAACAATACCTGAGCTCATGGATCGACGATCATTCTTACAGACGACCGCCGCGGCTGGGGTTGGGGTGTCCCTTTCTCCGTTCGTGAGCGTAGGACAGACGCGCGACGCGTCCGTTAGCATCGGCCTTATCGGGGTCGGATCCCGAGGCACTTCTCATCTCCGGGGCCTCCTCCAGCGCGAGGATGTCGATATTCCGGCCGTATGCGACACCAAGTCGGACAATCTCACTCGTGCACAGGACCTCGTGCAGCAGTCCGGCCGTGCCCGACCAGAGGGATATGGGGACGGGGACCGCGCCTATCGCGACCTCATATCGCGCGACGACATCGACGGGGTGATCGTTGCCACGCCGTGGCTCTGGCACGTGCCGATGGCGGTTGAGGCGATGGAAGAGGGAAAATTCGTGGGGCTCGAAGTACCTGCCGCGACCACCGTTGAGGGATGTTGGGAGCTGGTGCGCACCGCCGAGCGGACCGGCTCGCACTGCATGTTTCTCGAAAACGTGTGCTACCGGCGCGACGTGATGGCCGTGCTCAAGATGGTTCGCGAGGGCCTCTTCGGAGAAATGATTCACTGCCGCTGCGGGTACCAGCACAGCCTCATTCCCTTCCTGTTCAACGACAACACGTCGTTCGGGCCGGGCACGGGCAGCGTCTCCAGCTGGCGTACCGAGCACTACGTAAAGCGGAACGGCGACCTGTATCCGACCCACGGCATCGGGCCGGTGGCGCACTGGCTCGACATCAACAGCGGCAATCGGTTCGAACGGCTTACCTCCACCGCCACAAAGGCGCGTGGCCTGCACGACCACATCCTCGAGGAGGGCAGCGACGACCATCCCAAAGCGGATGTCCGCTTTGCGCAGGGCGACATCGTGACGAGTACCATCACGACGGCCAATGGGGAGTCCATCGTCATGACCCACGACACGAGCCTGCCCCGTCCCTACTCCCTCGGGTTCCGGGCGCAGGGCACCGATGGCCTCTGGACGGTCGACAACCAGAGCGTTCACGTTGAAGGCCGAAGTCCGGCCCATCAGTGGGAGGATTGGGAACGCTACCAGGAGGAGTATGACGCGGAACTCTGGACCCGGTACGAGTCGGAGGCCGAAGGGGCGGGGCACGGCGGCATGGACTACTTCGTCCGGAACGCCTTCGTGGAGTCGATCAAGCAGGGCGTTGCGCCGCCCATCGACGTCTACGATGCCGCAACGTGGAGCGTGCTGGGACCGCTGTCCGAGCAGTCGATCGATCAGGGTGGAGAGCCGGTGGAGGTGCCGGACTTTACGGATGGACGCTGGATGACTGCCGATCGGTCCTTCGATCCGGACGGCGCATTTTAGCGTCCGGCTGTCCTCGATACGGGCGAGACCGGGATCCTCGAATCGAAGGGGATTCCGGTCTCTTTTCGTTTCCCCCCTCTTTCCCTTCGAGGGTTTTCGTTTTTGGCCCCTTCTCCCATGTGAGGTCACTCCTTCCATTCATTTCTCCGATGGCACGTCATGCGCTCCATTTCTTCTCGATTGTCTGCCATTCTCCTGTTGCTCGGCACGGCCGTAGGGCTGGTTCTGCTTCCGGGCTGCAATGCCTTCAGCGATAACGACGCGATGCCCTCCGCGAAGTCCCTCACGATCCCGCTTGGGGGCAATGCCTACCGCACGAGCGGCGCCGCCCCAGACGAGGTGACGCAGGAGGGAATTACGACCTGGCAGAACCGCGAGAGTACGTTCAGCGTGTTTGTGAAGATTGAGGAGCCGGCATCCGTCACGATGCGGCTCCGGGCCCGGGTGCCGGACGAACAGGAAAGCACCGTGCGACTCAGCACCGGCGACTACGAGCAGACGGCCACCATTAGCAACAGCGACTACGAAGTGGTGACCGTCGGCGAAACGCGCATCGAAGAGACCGGATACGTGCGATTCGATCTTGAGGGGGTGGAAACATCCGGCGACACGTTTGCCCACGTCTCAGATCTGGTGTTGAGCGTCCCCTCTGAGACGCCCGTGCAGTACGTCCGGTCGAACGAGAACAATAACTTCTATTGGTCGCGGCGCGGGCCGTCGGTGCATCTCAACTACAGCCTGCCGGAGGAGAACAACTTTGAGTGGCTGTACAGCGAGATTACCGTGCCGGAGGGAGCCGATCCGGTCGGGTCCTACTTTATGGCCAACGGCTTTGCCCATGGCTACTTCGGCATCCAGGTCAACAGTCCGGACGAGCGGCGCGTCCTCTTTTCCATCTGGAGCCCGCACGAAACGGATGACCCCTCTACCATTCCGGACGCCGAGCGGGTACGACTGGTCGAGAAAGGAGAAAATGTAACGGCGGGCACGTTCGGGGGCGAAGGGGCCGGGGGACAGTCGTATCTGACGTACTCCTGGACGGCAGGACAAACGTACCGATTTCTTACGCGCGCTCGCCCTGACGGGGACGGAAATACGGTATATTCCGCCTACTTCTATCCGCCGCAGGAAGGCGAGTGGCGGCTGATTGCGAAGTTTCGACGACCCCTCACCGACTCGTGGATGACGGGATGGTACTCGTTCCTGGAGAATTTTATCGACCGCAACGGCTACAAAGAGCGAAAGGCCTACTACCACAACCAGTGGGCGCGGACGACCGAGGGCACCTGGCATGAGATTCGACGCGCCACCTTTACGGGCGACCGCGTTGCAAACGAGCATACGCGGGAGGATTTTGCCGGCGGTGTGGATGAAGGGGCCTTTTACCTCCGGAACGGCGGGTACTTCGACGACTTTGTGTCACTCGATCAGGATTTCTCGTATACAGGATCGAGCGACCAGCCGCCCGCCATCCCTTTTGACCGTCTGCCGTAACGACGTCAGGAGGAATTTTGTCTGAGGCCTCCGAGATGCGTCTGACCGTTCGTCCAGCACCGCCCAATCTGTATTTTGCCCGGCGGGCGCTTCCCGATGGATTCATCACAGACCACACATTGCTAAACAGATGTCACGAATATTGGTCACCGGCGCCAACGGTCAGATTGGCAGCGAGCTGGTTGCGGCGCTGCGCGAGCGCCACGGGGCGCGGCAGGTGGTGGGCCTGGACCTGAAGCCGCCGCCGGCGTCGAATGGGCAGCCGCGGGAGGGGCCCTTTGAGGAGGCGGACGTGCGGGACCGGGCGGCCCTTGCGGAGGTAATCTCTGCCTACGACGTCGGGACGGTCTACCACCTGGCGAGCCTGCTGTCGGCGACCGGAGAGCAGCAGCCCGACCGGACGTGGGAGGTCAACATGGGCGGGCTCAAAAATGTGCTCGACCTGGCTCGGGGGGAGGGGCTGCGGGTGTTTTGGCCCTCTTCGATTGCGGTGTTCGGGCCGTCGACGCCGAAGGAGAACACCCCGCAGCAGACGGTGTTGGACCCGACGACGATCTACGGGGTGACCAAGCGCAGCGGGGAGCTGTTGTGCCGGTACTATCACCGCCGGTTCGGGGTAGACGTGCGGAGCCTGCGGTATCCGGGGTTAATCAGCTACAAGACGGCGCCGGGGGGCGGGACGACCGACTACGCGGTCGAGATNNNNNNNNNNNNNNNNNNNNNNNNNNNNNNNNNNNNNNNNNNNNNNNNGGGGGAGGGGCTCACGGTGCGGGAGGGGTACAACGTGGGGGCGTTCAGTTTTACGCCGGAGGAGTTGGCGGAGTCGATCCGTGGGCACGTGCCGGGATTCCGTTGCAGCTACGCGCCGGACGAGCGTCAGCAGATTGCCGAGGCGTGGCCGTCGTCGGTCGACGATGGGGCGGCTCGTCGGGACTGGGGCTGGGCGCCGGCGTACGACCTGGCGGCGATGACGGAGGACATGCTCGAGCACCTGCGCGAAGGGGAATGGGAGAGCGGAAGCGTGGGGGCATAAAAGGGCGTTCGCCGATGGGGAGGGTCGCCTCCTTTCTGTGCGTTTTTCTCTTTCGCCCGCGCGTTTCCCCTTCCATTTCCTTTGGCACGCCGCTCCAATCTGCTTTTTTCTTCGACGAGAAAAAGCGAACGTTCAGCTCTCGCGGTCTACCCTGAGGAAGCATTGGGCATGCTGTTGAGCGCGGCAGGCGGCCATGAGCGTTACTGCACCACCGTCAACTTCCGTGTTTTGACGGAATCGCCAGCGTGGAGACGCAGAAAGTAGACCCCACTGGCCAGGTCGGAGACCGAAAGCTGGCGTTCGTGCCGTCCGGCCTCCCCGCTCGTCTGTAGAGTCCGGAGGCGGCGCCCGAGCATGTCATAAAGGGCAAGTTGCACCGCCTCGTCCGTCTGTTGATCGTTGGGGATGGCGTAGCGAACGGTGGCTTGGGTCGACGCTGGGTTCGGGTACGTCCCAAGTAGCTTTAG is part of the Salinibacter sp. 10B genome and encodes:
- a CDS encoding class II D-tagatose-bisphosphate aldolase, non-catalytic subunit, which codes for MAADTGISRFEHQHPLVQTMKEEDTPVVRALVQTLMDHFERQTCLLAICPNSRAVTQAALRAAQEANAPLLLTSTLNQVDRDGGYTGWTHDELIDFLDQEAERLGVDVPVLPCLDHGGPWLKDRHVREGYSFEETMAAVKRSLESCIDAGYELLHIDPTVDRRTPTGEPSSIDWVVERTLELIAHAEQYRREQGRPPISYEVGTEEVHGGLADLEKFDRFLDGLDAGLQDRGLDAARPCFVVGKVGTDLDTSYFEPDTARDLTRRTEPFGALVKGHYTDYVDNPEDYPLAGMGGANVGPEYTEEEYEALMDLVALERKIGKDSGLREALRDAVVESGRWKKWLHDDEEGRSFDELEEERRAWLVRTGSRYVWTHPDVQAARQRLYEHLEAHRDAENFVLWRIKQAMMKYYHAFNLIDFNARLERVLDS
- a CDS encoding sodium:solute symporter family protein, giving the protein MELAFVDWAIMVAYFVVSLAIGVAVYRRASEGFSSFFLGKQQMPWWLLGISMVATTFSTDTPNLVADIVRSTGAAGNWTWWAFLLTGMLTVFLYAKLWRRSGVFTDVEFYELRYSGRLAAVLRGFRAAYLGVVFNVIIMATVTLAAIKIGGVMLGLSPVEVVVIAASVTMAYSALGGLTGVLLTDLIQFTMAMVGSVGAAWYVLTLPEVGGLDGLMAHASVQEAMVFWPSFETMTWEQMLPAFIIPIAVQWWASYYPGAEPGGGGYIVQRMLSAKDEENAVSATLLFTATHYALRPWPWVLVALASLVVFPDLESLRAQFSHMPDRVVQNDMAYPAMLTLLPPGLLGLVVTSLAAAYMSTMSSQVNWGSSIVVNDLYNRFIEPDATDEQQVWVGRIATVVLMTTACLLALLLENALQAFNIILQIGAGTGLLFLLRWFWWRINAATELTAMVVSFGLAIYFQAAGTFGWIGGSLVDWERLVAIVAVTTVAWLAVTFLTRPTDEKTLIDFYTTVRPGGPGWAPVVDVLRERETDIDPDAPSDLPYALSCALLGSIGIYGVLFATGFFLYGRFSLGVVCAVIATGALGGIVALWPYLSFSDDEPVAAEGSSDDRSAA
- a CDS encoding Gfo/Idh/MocA family oxidoreductase — translated: MDRRSFLQTTAAAGVGVSLSPFVSVGQTRDASVSIGLIGVGSRGTSHLRGLLQREDVDIPAVCDTKSDNLTRAQDLVQQSGRARPEGYGDGDRAYRDLISRDDIDGVIVATPWLWHVPMAVEAMEEGKFVGLEVPAATTVEGCWELVRTAERTGSHCMFLENVCYRRDVMAVLKMVREGLFGEMIHCRCGYQHSLIPFLFNDNTSFGPGTGSVSSWRTEHYVKRNGDLYPTHGIGPVAHWLDINSGNRFERLTSTATKARGLHDHILEEGSDDHPKADVRFAQGDIVTSTITTANGESIVMTHDTSLPRPYSLGFRAQGTDGLWTVDNQSVHVEGRSPAHQWEDWERYQEEYDAELWTRYESEAEGAGHGGMDYFVRNAFVESIKQGVAPPIDVYDAATWSVLGPLSEQSIDQGGEPVEVPDFTDGRWMTADRSFDPDGAF
- a CDS encoding NAD-dependent epimerase/dehydratase family protein, which produces MSRILVTGANGQIGSELVAALRERHGARQVVGLDLKPPPASNGQPREGPFEEADVRDRAALAEVISAYDVGTVYHLASLLSATGEQQPDRTWEVNMGGLKNVLDLARGEGLRVFWPSSIAVFGPSTPKENTPQQTVLDPTTIYGVTKRSGELLCRYYHRRFGVDVRSLRYPGLISYKTAPGGGTTDYAVE
- a CDS encoding tagatose 1,6-diphosphate aldolase, yielding MPIPDSLTPGKYRRLKRLSDSNDRFSMLAIDQRGSLRRMFARKDGTDPSEVAPEQLRQVKRVVTRAVAPMASGLLTDPLYGYPASMDLLPASNGVLLSGEETGYVGTSEGERRSRLLEEWSPARMVREGADALKLLIYHHPDASEETCRHEQNIVASVGEACEEAGLPLILEVVTYPLGEAADDAALQARKKPDLVIDAAETFSDPRYQVDVLKLEFPANLKYVEEYQDAAFAKGTAVYDRAAVEQACARLDQAAGVPWVILSSGVGMDEFVETLKFANGAGASGFLCGRAVWKDVVDYAPDEDAMTRFMEEVGKPRVERLLEANTTARAWTEHPAYQDVGERVFARE
- a CDS encoding SIS domain-containing protein — encoded protein: MLDHPNPDRGTVHTPGEIAQQPDLWRRTARLVREHAAPLTDFLSAAGLYDENSPRMLLTGAGTSHYVGLSVVDLLRKHFSTPCESRSTTRITPNPDLFFQEGKPTLMLHFARSGNSPESEAVLKGGLECMGEAGRHLVITCNRDGTLAEIARAHPDRVYLLVLPEAANDQGLAMTSSYTSMVVASQALAHLEEMDAFVEQIDHTAQVGEEVLDTYPDRIDELVAEDVRRAFFLGNNDLYGAATESALKVQELTAGRILAGAEDTLAFRHGPISAVDSHSAVIFYLSERNYTRRYELDVVRQYQHAFEEIGAEMIVVAPQQPDLEAADNLSIFSYDVNGEQHVPPLQQTNIAVLIGQMAGLFAAYRRGVNVDEPSVEKALYNRTVQGVQLYDPADAFEGGGNEP
- a CDS encoding amidohydrolase family protein, yielding MIYDQSIPRLDAHTHLFHDRDYLEDLLDEWRLKVLVINITGDDLFDRPMDERWEAMVAMKERYPDRVGLCTSFDPAGVTEEGVADRVVEQLDRHLEAGATAVKVWKDIGLDVRDEDGSYVQIDDPRFQPIWAFLAERDVPVIAHTGEPRAAWQPLDEDSPHYRFYSENPKYHMYRCDDVPDWTEVMAARDRWLEDNPALTVVGAHLGSMAHDVEMVADRLERYDNFYVDTAERFGDLVTQPTPKVRDFFKQYADRILYGTDVIVEHPPDQVPKEKQIEEKEEYESVLSDHWEYLTSGHPIVMQDKLVEPIRVTGLDLPPDVLQAVYHDNAAALYGFPD
- a CDS encoding DUF3472 domain-containing protein, which gives rise to MRSISSRLSAILLLLGTAVGLVLLPGCNAFSDNDAMPSAKSLTIPLGGNAYRTSGAAPDEVTQEGITTWQNRESTFSVFVKIEEPASVTMRLRARVPDEQESTVRLSTGDYEQTATISNSDYEVVTVGETRIEETGYVRFDLEGVETSGDTFAHVSDLVLSVPSETPVQYVRSNENNNFYWSRRGPSVHLNYSLPEENNFEWLYSEITVPEGADPVGSYFMANGFAHGYFGIQVNSPDERRVLFSIWSPHETDDPSTIPDAERVRLVEKGENVTAGTFGGEGAGGQSYLTYSWTAGQTYRFLTRARPDGDGNTVYSAYFYPPQEGEWRLIAKFRRPLTDSWMTGWYSFLENFIDRNGYKERKAYYHNQWARTTEGTWHEIRRATFTGDRVANEHTREDFAGGVDEGAFYLRNGGYFDDFVSLDQDFSYTGSSDQPPAIPFDRLP